Proteins from a genomic interval of Phormidium ambiguum IAM M-71:
- a CDS encoding glycosyltransferase family 4 protein — MDIKKVVVTGDAFFVERFQPLFKAMSTQVNLDYLPYGNLQSTRRSQSLKKFIPKFLIRPAEKLFRKNQKTFINKSQETESKIRQLEYTPDLVFHLFGLFCPFWDQYDIPYVTYLDYTMALAERSWSAWAPFNNSKEREFWFDCERQAYSKAHHLFPMTNLVKNSLIEDYGIASEKITVVGAAGNFTEIYHGEKTFGSQQILFNGSDFERKGGDLVLAAFKQVKRAIPNAKLVIVGKKLAANEDGIENPGHIASASQMRDLFLSTDLVVAPAYCEPFGHFLVEAMNYGVPCVVSASGGMPEIVDREVNGVVIPQPTPDILADRIINLLSKPDLLMQMSEQARLKIKNQLNWDTIANKIIQISTQE, encoded by the coding sequence ATGGATATTAAAAAGGTTGTAGTTACAGGAGATGCGTTCTTTGTAGAGCGGTTTCAACCTCTATTTAAAGCGATGTCTACTCAGGTTAATTTGGATTATTTACCTTATGGAAATTTGCAGTCAACTAGGCGATCGCAAAGCCTTAAAAAGTTTATCCCTAAATTTCTGATTCGACCAGCGGAAAAGTTGTTTCGGAAAAATCAGAAAACTTTTATTAACAAATCCCAAGAAACCGAAAGTAAAATTAGACAATTAGAATATACCCCTGATTTGGTTTTTCATTTGTTTGGTCTTTTCTGTCCATTTTGGGATCAATATGATATTCCTTACGTCACTTACTTGGATTATACGATGGCTTTAGCTGAAAGAAGTTGGTCTGCTTGGGCTCCGTTTAATAACTCCAAAGAACGTGAATTTTGGTTTGATTGCGAACGCCAAGCTTACTCAAAAGCTCATCATCTTTTTCCGATGACTAATTTAGTCAAAAACTCTTTGATAGAAGACTACGGCATAGCATCAGAAAAAATCACTGTTGTAGGTGCTGCGGGGAATTTCACGGAAATTTATCACGGGGAAAAAACTTTTGGTAGTCAACAAATTTTGTTTAATGGTTCTGATTTTGAAAGAAAAGGAGGCGATTTAGTTTTAGCCGCTTTTAAACAGGTGAAACGAGCGATTCCAAATGCCAAATTGGTGATTGTGGGCAAAAAATTAGCTGCTAATGAAGATGGGATTGAAAATCCGGGACATATTGCCTCGGCTTCTCAAATGCGTGATTTGTTTTTGAGTACAGATTTGGTAGTTGCACCAGCCTATTGCGAACCATTTGGCCATTTTTTAGTTGAAGCGATGAATTATGGAGTTCCCTGTGTTGTATCAGCTAGTGGTGGAATGCCAGAAATTGTCGATCGTGAAGTGAATGGTGTGGTGATTCCGCAACCAACACCTGATATTTTAGCCGATCGCATTATTAATTTACTCTCAAAACCCGATTTATTAATGCAAATGTCCGAACAAGCCAGACTTAAAATCAAAAATCAATTGAATTGGGACACTATTGCTAATAAAATTATCCAAATTTCAACACAAGAGTAA
- a CDS encoding glycosyltransferase, translating into MPDITLFMAGLGGGGAERVMLYLARGFVEKGLKVDLVLVKTEGPSISLIPPEVRVINMGTGRLLNSIPSLVNYLKENKPKALLSAMEDINVVALVCRRLAGVSTRVVVSVHNTLSVESKTSTQIKKRLAPYLARLFYPSADVVVTVSQGAAIDLVNLGLSKESVKVIYNPVVTPELFQKAAEPLDHPWFFPNELPVILAVGRLDKQKDFPTLIRAFAQITQKFPARLMILGEGPDRAELEALVRELKIEKNVALPGFVNNPFAYMKRAAVLVLSSLYEGLPTVLIEAIALGTSVVSTDCKSGPAEILENGRYGKLVPVGDAQEMAEAIMNTLEHPSSSVLLQEKAKQFLLEKATEQYLQVLNIG; encoded by the coding sequence ATGCCTGATATAACACTTTTTATGGCTGGTCTTGGGGGCGGTGGTGCTGAAAGAGTAATGCTCTACTTAGCTCGCGGTTTTGTTGAGAAGGGTTTAAAAGTAGACTTGGTTTTAGTTAAAACTGAAGGCCCTTCTATATCTCTGATTCCTCCAGAAGTGCGAGTAATAAATATGGGAACAGGGCGACTTTTAAACAGTATTCCTAGCCTGGTAAATTACCTAAAAGAAAACAAACCAAAAGCTTTACTTTCGGCAATGGAAGATATTAACGTAGTGGCTCTTGTGTGTCGGCGATTGGCAGGAGTATCTACGCGAGTGGTAGTAAGCGTACACAACACTCTTTCGGTGGAATCAAAAACATCAACTCAGATCAAAAAGCGACTTGCTCCTTATTTGGCACGTTTATTTTATCCGAGTGCGGATGTAGTGGTAACAGTATCTCAAGGTGCAGCGATCGATCTGGTAAATTTAGGTTTGTCAAAAGAAAGTGTTAAAGTAATTTACAATCCAGTTGTCACTCCAGAGCTTTTCCAAAAAGCAGCAGAACCTTTGGATCATCCTTGGTTTTTTCCTAATGAACTACCAGTAATTTTAGCGGTGGGACGCTTAGATAAACAAAAAGATTTCCCGACTTTAATTCGAGCTTTTGCTCAAATAACACAGAAATTTCCGGCTCGATTAATGATACTAGGAGAAGGCCCGGATAGAGCGGAACTTGAAGCTTTAGTACGGGAATTAAAGATAGAAAAAAATGTAGCTTTACCAGGGTTTGTCAACAATCCTTTTGCTTATATGAAGCGGGCTGCGGTTCTTGTGTTATCCTCTTTATATGAAGGATTACCAACAGTATTAATTGAGGCGATCGCTCTCGGAACTTCAGTAGTATCTACCGATTGTAAAAGTGGCCCCGCAGAAATTTTAGAAAATGGCCGTTATGGAAAGTTGGTACCTGTGGGAGATGCCCAAGAAATGGCAGAGGCAATTATGAATACTTTAGAACATCCTTCATCTTCAGTTTTGTTACAGGAAAAAGCAAAACAATTTCTATTAGAGAAAGCCACCGAACAGTATTTGCAAGTTTTGAATATAGGTTAA